GCGGATATTGTCATTACTGGGAGTGATACTGCTTTGCTTTGTGCTTGGCTATCTGGGAACGTCGTGGGTTGTGGATTTCCTCAACAAAAAATTATTCCTCAAGCCCGAAAACAGAATCGAGAATCAGGAAGACTTGTCGCGCTTTGAAGAGTCAGAAAGAGAACAGGCCGCCCGCAAAGCTCTTATGTCCGGGGCTGACGTTCAGCAGGTCTCAATCAATATATATCACGTCAAAGATGACACTATAGCTGAGGTCAGGCGGAATTTCCTCGTACAGACAAGAGAAGATAACATGCGGGATGCCGTCAACGAAATAATTTCATTAAGCGGTGTCCCGAACGCCGACAGGATAAGGCTGCTTCACGTGTTCAGGAATGAGGATACAGCATTTCTTGACATGCCGGGGCAGTTTGCCTCCTCCCTTAACGTTATAGGCAAGCAGAAATCACTTCTCCTTATCACAAGCATAGTGCGGACACTGCAGGAAAACTTTTCGCCCGTATCGGAAGTAAGATTCCTGCTCGACTCAAAGTCTCCCAGCAACGGCGGAATTGTAGACCTCTCATCAGTATGGAAGCTCCCGCAAAAATCATGACATTCACAAAATTAATCATAGCGACAGGAAATCAGAACAAGTACAGGGAGTTCACCGAGATAATACGCGGAGTAGCGGGTGAAAATTTTGCTGATGAGATAATTTTTGCCCCTGAAATTTCGCGGATGATTGTTGACGAGACCGGGAAGACTTACGCCGAAAACGCTATGCTGAAGGCTCGCGCATGGGCTGAATATTCCGGGCTTCCGTGCCTTGCTGATGACTCCGGGCTTGAG
This genomic window from Synergistaceae bacterium contains:
- a CDS encoding GerMN domain-containing protein, translated to MPPLRRNDTGRPIPNRRRQAQQAMAEAEARRRILQHKKPRPLPQDYDEEKPTPLLLRILSLLGVILLCFVLGYLGTSWVVDFLNKKLFLKPENRIENQEDLSRFEESEREQAARKALMSGADVQQVSINIYHVKDDTIAEVRRNFLVQTREDNMRDAVNEIISLSGVPNADRIRLLHVFRNEDTAFLDMPGQFASSLNVIGKQKSLLLITSIVRTLQENFSPVSEVRFLLDSKSPSNGGIVDLSSVWKLPQKS